The genomic window AGAATGACTtcattttatgtatcttttcagATCCCCAAAGGAAAAACATGCCAACCTACTTTCCAACTCTCCAAAGCTgaaaaatttgtcttttctggatGCTCAAGTACTCAGAGTTACAAACCcactttttgtggaatatgcTTGGATAAGAGATGCTGTATCCCTAATAAGTCTAAAATGATTACTATCCAATTCGATTGCCCAAATGAGGGGTCATTTAAATGGAAGATGCTGTGGATTACATCTTGTGTATGTCAGAGAAACTGCAGAGAACCTGGAGATATATTTTCTGAGCTCAAGATTCTGTAAAACAAAGCAAATGGGGGAAAAGTTAGTCAACCCTatcatataataaaaaaattagtgagtATAAAATGGTGGCAAATCTGCTTTGTTTAAAACAGTATGAATGCCTGTTCTTAGATCACTACATTTAAGGCAttagaagcttttaaaaaaagatatcctaaaaatatacataaaatttgaaaaagttaaaaattgaactcatttctaaaacatatcctataattatataatatgcaGACATTTGATACCATCTAAGCATtttgtatatgaaaaaatatgcaatttacaataaaatattttacaaaacaatcTGGAATACTTGCTAAAGATGTATAAAAAGCATACTAAATTTTactctgggcacagtggctcatgcctgtaatcccagcactttgggaggccgaggtggacagatcatttgaggtcaggagtttgagaccagcctggtcaacaaggtaaaaccctgtctgtaatgtaaaaattcaaaaattagctgagtgtggtggcgtgtgcctgtaatcccaactactggggaggctgaggcagaagaattgcttgaacccaggtggtggaggttgcagtgagctgagattgcaccactgcactggcACGGAGGAGCAAGACTCctttgggggggaaaaaagcatactaaattaaaaaaatttaatctatATTTGACAATGTAGCCTGGGTGCCCATTAGTTGATAAATCATTATAGGGCAAGTGAAATTCTAGATTAATTCTTGAACAGTAATAAGATTAAGCTGTAAATATATTTAGACTTTTCATTGCCTGATCTTTAACATCAGTTTCTTTTGGAGAGGAGAAAATGCAACTTTTCTGGCCACTGTTAACAACTGCAATCTAAAATTTTTTATActgaatattataaaaaattaaatttccaagACAAAGACCAAGAACCGTATCATTACAttgcaaaggaaagaaatataaataataaaacaaaattaacctGTGGATCTGAAATATaaattgctattaaaaataaattaatgttaagGCTAGAACTGAAGATTATAGTAACTGGAACAATTACAGCCATTTATTGCAAAGTTTGGAAGGTATCAAGCTTAGTAACATTCTGTTCATTTGTATAAATGACATGCAGAACAATAACAAGTAGTACTGTTGAAAAACATGgacatttattataaaatcaaTTGGTTTGATAAgaaagcaattatttaaaaagtttaatacaAATACATGTTAAGTGTACAAATTAGGATTCTTTTGAGCAAACAAATTGTTATCTAAAGAAGCAGCAAAACCTCCTTAACAGTTGTAATAAAACCTATGCCTGAAAATTTAGTGGATATTACATGGAAATATTTATACTGTGTTCTTCTACTCCCAGGATCTACGTTTAAAGAATCAGGATAACTTAAATagaatatcaaaatataaattataaataattatacaaatatatctaTACAAGATTTTAATTGAAGATATGATTATCAGTGCATAAATGCCTAAATATGAGGCTATAAATACAGCAAAATATTCAAGAACTCTGTTCTCTCAATTTTAGAAAAGGGAACTTTTCTGAAGAGAAATGTTTGAAGTTAAGGTACTAAGATTTCATTAATTTCACACATTGGTATTACCAACAAATTGTGATTAAACAGAAATCACTCTTTTagacaaaaatatttcctaatatgAAAAAACTGGTTtccaaattacaaaaatattgaaacagaaaggtcagaaaaaacaatgtgaaattaagaaagtatttttgagggtttcttttttACATAGCTATGCTTAGTCTGGGTAAATCTTGCACAGGCATGTTTTTTGTGGCATCCAGTTGGTTATATTCCTGTATGAGTGCTGATAAAGATGACACAgcttctgtgaaacagctttctTCCATCCCTTCAACTTGTAGATAGTGATGAAGGTGAgcctataaattaaaaaatcaggtaACGTTTACCATTTCAGGAACTTTAATACATATGACTATCCGAAAAGGTAAATATTCCTTATTAAAATTAGAGTTCAGCTCTACACTTGAAAGAGAACTTGTGTCAAATTGAATGAATCCCATAAACTCATGAATGTTCTCATTTAGAGTAAAAGTAGTATGAGCAAGCCTCTCCTCTTCAGTTATAATCAGTACAACACATATAGAAAAGATCACCTCTGATTTGTAATAGtgtaatttttaagaatacaTCTTAAATAGCCAAAATAAACACATACAGTTACAAAGCTGTACGATAATTACCTTTTTCTTGTAGAGCCTCATGAATCTCTCCTTCAGTTCCATGAAGGTGGGCTTCACACATGTGTTATTTGCTAAAGCTAATAAAGAATGAGAATGGCCCACAGGAGGTATGGAACACAGGCTGGTCTTCCAGCCTTCTTGATTCCAGGAGACAAATTGTAGAGATGGTTTTaatctgagatttaaaaaaaaaatctcaaaggtAAGAACTAAGTTACTAAAAATGTCTGCCATATTATGGCAGTGCTCATATTAGTTAAACCAGAACATTATGGATGGTACCATTCTAATTGCTTAGTTTAGAtgcaaattatctattttttaccATTGGCAATAACACGGTACAGTCGGACAGTGAACTAAGAGACATTTTGTAGGGGAACATTAAGTTGGCTGTGATGGTGATTCAAGAAGCTAGAAACTCATTCCTCAAGAGGAGAAATCTAGGGATATAAACAAATGAAGGTACTATCATTTTCCTTACTTTGTAATTCAACAGACTAGTTTTCTTATAAATAGAATGAAATAGTAACACAAAAATCAGAagaagtagtagtagtagtagtagtactgGTGGTACTGGTAATAAAAATAGTATAGCTATGATTTTCTGAACACTTTCATAAAACATGTCATATATCATTTAATACTCCTAAATAAAAActatgtactattattatccttattttacaccTGAAGAAAACAAGGCACAAAGAGACTAAGTagtttgttcaaggtcacacttTAGTAAGTGGCATTGTTAGAATTTGAAGGGCGGCTGTTAACTAACTACTATGCCACACTGTCCCAAGCAGCACAcacaaattatctttaaaaatagaaaccaaacCTTTCAATATTTCTACGAACATCTGAAATTTGTACATTTCCTCTAACCATGAGCGCACAGGCAAGGTAAAGACTGTGTTTGGGGTCCGCCCGAAGCAGCTGGTGGTCTTTACTAAAGGCATCTGAAAACATCTGATCCAATCTGCAACAGGGAAAGTGTCATCGTTTATACAAAATATCACTGCTTTCTTCTAGGTCTAACTAAAATGAAGACAGTCCTCTATAAGTAAATACACCACACTAAATATTACACTAACAAAATATTAGATTATATggattctaaaaatattaaataactataaTTTTCTTGAAGCAATCTTGATGatatgaaaagagaagaaatcatgtaatattttctttttctgggaggAAAAAGCTTCTGCAGTATATTGGTGATTTCAGGTAGCTACAAAATGTTGACTGTAGTATTACTGAACTCTATGTAGTACTGATTTTTGAAATTTGTATCATTATTACTTAGTTCAGTATACCTTATTTATTTCATAGTATCCAAACTACTAAAACTAATTAAAAGCCTGTAACATTAAGACTATTACTTTGTAAAGTATATTATATCATAAATTAGTTAACAGGAGGAAATTATCAAAGGACAATGTGAAGCTCTCCTA from Macaca fascicularis isolate 582-1 chromosome 4, T2T-MFA8v1.1 includes these protein-coding regions:
- the TUBE1 gene encoding tubulin epsilon chain isoform X5, giving the protein MFFPRKSLFDIISKIDLMVNSGKLGTTVKPKSLVTSSSGALKTRHKKPFDAMNNIVANLLLNLTSSARFEGSLNMDLNEISMNLVPFPQLHYLVSSLTPLYTLTDVNIPPRRLDQMFSDAFSKDHQLLRADPKHSLYLACALMVRGNVQISDVRRNIERLKPSLQFVSWNQEGWKTSLCSIPPVGHSHSLLALANNTCVKPTFMELKERFMRLYKKKAHLHHYLQVEGMEESCFTEAVSSLSALIQEYNQLDATKNMPVQDLPRLSIAM
- the TUBE1 gene encoding tubulin epsilon chain isoform X6, whose protein sequence is MVNSGKLGTTVKPKSLVTSSSGALKTRHKKPFDAMNNIVANLLLNLTSSARFEGSLNMDLNEISMNLVPFPQLHYLVSSLTPLYTLTDVNIPPRRLDQMFSDAFSKDHQLLRADPKHSLYLACALMVRGNVQISDVRRNIERLKPSLQFVSWNQEGWKTSLCSIPPVGHSHSLLALANNTCVKPTFMELKERFMRLYKKKAHLHHYLQVEGMEESCFTEAVSSLSALIQEYNQLDATKNMPVQDLPRLSIAM